From one Streptococcus oralis genomic stretch:
- a CDS encoding PadR family transcriptional regulator gives MELTDKIRRVYLPMTETGFYILFCLQKENHGYGITQKVKEMTDSQVSISPGTMYGTLSKMEKDGLISFIREEEKRKIYQITDLGRKVLDIELKRIERLYRNSREEV, from the coding sequence ATGGAATTAACAGATAAAATCAGGCGTGTTTACCTTCCCATGACTGAAACAGGTTTTTATATCTTGTTTTGTTTACAGAAGGAGAACCATGGATATGGTATCACACAAAAGGTCAAGGAGATGACAGATTCGCAAGTTTCGATTAGTCCTGGAACTATGTATGGGACCTTGTCAAAGATGGAAAAGGATGGCTTGATTTCCTTTATCCGGGAAGAGGAAAAACGTAAAATCTATCAGATCACAGACTTGGGACGAAAAGTCTTAGATATTGAATTGAAACGTATTGAACGGCTCTATAGAAATAGTCGGGAGGAAGTATGA
- a CDS encoding DUF2812 domain-containing protein, with protein MEKKVVYRISTIADYDKEALYLGEMHAKGWKLKEVSYSNLVVAVKYTFEKCQPEQVSYQLDFYPMKKSERASYLQLFKDYGWEHITDFNGFSYFRKVHFEIESDAEFEIYNDAAGKLAVVKRILIMRMLPILLLFLALLPVFSKFVSGASSFSWELFLIFIIDCVLLIIFAIQISYIFGRLFQKWKELSDK; from the coding sequence ATGGAAAAGAAGGTTGTATATCGGATATCTACAATTGCAGATTATGATAAAGAGGCTTTATACCTTGGAGAAATGCATGCTAAGGGCTGGAAACTTAAGGAAGTAAGCTACTCTAACTTAGTAGTTGCGGTTAAGTATACTTTTGAAAAGTGCCAACCGGAGCAGGTGTCTTATCAGTTGGACTTTTATCCCATGAAAAAATCAGAGAGAGCCTCCTATTTACAACTATTTAAAGACTATGGCTGGGAGCATATTACAGACTTTAATGGTTTTTCCTACTTTAGAAAAGTACATTTTGAAATTGAATCGGATGCCGAGTTTGAAATTTATAATGACGCGGCCGGGAAGTTAGCTGTGGTCAAACGGATTTTAATAATGCGTATGCTTCCTATTTTGCTTCTGTTTTTAGCTCTACTACCGGTTTTCTCAAAGTTTGTCAGTGGAGCTAGTTCTTTCAGTTGGGAATTGTTTTTGATTTTCATAATAGATTGTGTTTTATTGATTATTTTTGCGATTCAGATTTCTTATATTTTTGGGAGATTGTTTCAAAAGTGGAAAGAATTATCTGATAAATGA
- a CDS encoding DUF2812 domain-containing protein yields the protein MNSKVQFRIFTIVDLDKEEEYLHEMHLKGRRYRTNRFGFFYFEQCQPDDVIYHIYDSRFLKKYKHELQDFRNSGWELIETGFYSILRKPTSDILSEEKVYMRNALRWEAMRSRLRSCIAAFSGGLVVCMSLYRENLSQSFFIIFVLYTCLISYLIYGFFRLKRKYQVDE from the coding sequence ATGAATAGCAAAGTACAATTTAGGATTTTCACCATTGTTGATTTGGACAAGGAAGAAGAATATTTACATGAGATGCACTTGAAAGGTCGGAGATATAGAACTAACCGTTTTGGTTTTTTCTATTTTGAACAATGCCAACCAGATGATGTCATCTATCATATCTATGATTCTAGATTTCTTAAAAAGTATAAGCATGAACTGCAAGATTTTAGAAATAGCGGTTGGGAATTGATAGAAACAGGTTTTTATTCAATTCTTCGTAAACCAACTTCTGATATACTTTCAGAGGAGAAAGTCTATATGCGTAATGCTCTTAGATGGGAAGCTATGCGGTCTAGACTTCGTTCCTGTATAGCCGCTTTCTCAGGTGGTCTTGTTGTTTGCATGAGTTTGTATCGAGAGAACTTGTCTCAGTCTTTCTTTATTATTTTCGTTTTATACACTTGCTTAATTTCTTATCTAATCTATGGTTTTTTCAGACTTAAAAGGAAATACCAGGTAGATGAGTAG
- the hrcA gene encoding heat-inducible transcriptional repressor HrcA: MVTERQQDILNLIIDIFTKTHEPVGSKALQESINSSSATIRNDMAALEKQGLLEKAHTSSGRMPSVAGFQYYVKHSLAFDRLAENEVYEIVKAFDQEFFKLEDILQEAANLLTDLSGCTVVALDVEPSRQRLTAFDIVVLGQHTALAVFTLDESRTVTSQFLIPRNFLQEDLLKLKSIIQERFLGHTVLDIHYKIRTEIPQIIQRYFTTTDNVMDLFEHIFKEMFNENIVVSGKVNLLNFANLAAYQFFDHPQKVALEIREGLHEDQMQNVRVADSQESCLANLAVISSKFLIPYRGFGILAIIGPVNLDYQQLVNQVNVVNRVLTMKLTDFYRYLSSNHYEVH, from the coding sequence ATGGTTACAGAGCGTCAGCAGGATATTTTAAATCTGATTATTGACATCTTTACCAAAACGCACGAACCTGTCGGATCCAAGGCGCTACAAGAGTCTATCAATTCTAGTAGTGCTACCATTCGTAATGACATGGCAGCTCTAGAGAAGCAGGGTTTGCTTGAGAAGGCTCATACCTCAAGCGGTCGGATGCCAAGTGTCGCGGGATTTCAGTACTATGTGAAACACTCGCTTGCTTTTGACAGACTGGCTGAAAATGAGGTATACGAGATTGTCAAAGCCTTTGATCAGGAGTTCTTCAAACTGGAGGATATTCTGCAAGAGGCTGCTAATCTATTGACAGACCTGAGCGGCTGTACGGTAGTAGCACTGGATGTTGAGCCGAGCAGACAGCGGTTGACAGCCTTTGATATCGTTGTTTTGGGACAACATACAGCCTTGGCAGTATTTACCTTAGACGAGTCTCGAACGGTTACCAGTCAGTTTTTGATTCCAAGGAACTTCTTGCAGGAAGATTTGCTGAAACTGAAGAGCATCATTCAGGAACGTTTCCTTGGTCACACTGTTCTGGACATTCATTATAAGATTCGGACGGAGATTCCACAGATTATCCAACGTTACTTTACAACAACGGACAATGTCATGGATCTCTTTGAACACATCTTTAAAGAAATGTTCAACGAAAATATTGTGGTGTCGGGAAAAGTCAATCTCTTGAATTTTGCTAATCTAGCAGCCTATCAGTTCTTTGATCATCCACAAAAGGTGGCTCTGGAGATTCGTGAGGGTCTGCATGAAGATCAGATGCAAAATGTTCGTGTTGCGGACAGTCAGGAATCCTGTCTAGCTAACCTAGCAGTGATTAGCAGTAAATTCCTAATTCCTTATCGAGGTTTTGGAATTCTAGCGATTATCGGTCCGGTCAATCTGGACTACCAGCAATTGGTCAATCAAGTCAATGTTGTCAATCGTGTTTTGACCATGAAGTTGACAGATTTTTACCGCTACCTCAGCAGTAATCATTACGAAGTACATTAA
- the grpE gene encoding nucleotide exchange factor GrpE, producing MAQDIKNEEMKEEEVVETTEETTPEKSELDLANERADEFENKYLRAHAEMQNIQRRANEERQNLQRYRSQDLAKAILPSLDNLERALAVEGLTDDVKKGLEMVQESLVYALKEEGIEEIAADGEFDHNYHMAIQTLPADDEHPADTIAQVFQKGYKLHDRILRPAMVVVYN from the coding sequence ATGGCCCAAGATATAAAAAATGAAGAAATGAAAGAAGAGGAAGTTGTGGAAACAACTGAAGAAACAACTCCTGAAAAGTCAGAGTTGGACTTGGCAAATGAACGTGCAGATGAGTTTGAAAATAAATACCTTCGCGCTCATGCAGAAATGCAAAATATTCAACGCCGTGCCAATGAAGAACGTCAAAACTTGCAACGTTATCGTAGCCAAGACCTGGCAAAAGCAATCTTACCATCGCTCGACAACTTAGAACGTGCACTAGCCGTTGAAGGTTTGACAGACGATGTTAAAAAAGGATTGGAGATGGTGCAAGAAAGCTTGGTTTACGCTTTGAAAGAAGAAGGAATCGAAGAAATCGCAGCTGACGGCGAATTTGACCATAACTATCATATGGCCATCCAAACTCTCCCAGCAGATGATGAACATCCAGCAGATACCATCGCCCAAGTCTTTCAAAAAGGCTACAAACTCCATGACCGCATCCTACGCCCAGCCATGGTAGTAGTATATAACTAG